The Cronobacter sakazakii genome has a window encoding:
- the sirB1 gene encoding invasion regulator SirB1 yields the protein MKSLADFQFNNAPLCDGMILVSQHIRDDFPVQDVYDQLESLVRLAREEICEGSHQDTQLERLLELFYGEWGFSDARGVYRLSDALWLDKVLKKRQGSAVSLGAILLWIAGRLDIPLMPVIFPTQLILRADWMDGEMWLINPFNGETLDEHTLEVWLKGNISPVAELYMDDLEESEHSLVIRKLLDTLKSALMEERQMELALRASEALLEFNPEDPYEIRDRGLIYAQLDCEHVALNDLSYFVEQCPEDPISEMIRAQINSISHKQITLH from the coding sequence ATGAAGTCGTTGGCCGATTTCCAGTTTAACAACGCGCCGCTCTGTGACGGCATGATTTTGGTTTCACAGCATATCCGCGACGATTTTCCGGTGCAGGACGTCTACGACCAGCTCGAAAGCCTGGTGCGTCTGGCCCGTGAAGAGATCTGCGAAGGTTCACATCAGGATACACAACTTGAGCGCCTGCTGGAGCTGTTTTACGGCGAGTGGGGCTTTAGCGACGCGCGCGGCGTTTACCGCCTGTCTGACGCGCTGTGGCTGGACAAAGTGCTGAAAAAACGCCAGGGCAGCGCGGTGTCGCTCGGGGCTATTCTGCTGTGGATAGCCGGGCGTCTTGATATTCCGCTGATGCCGGTCATTTTCCCGACGCAGCTGATTCTGCGCGCCGACTGGATGGATGGCGAAATGTGGCTCATCAACCCGTTTAACGGTGAAACGCTCGATGAACATACGCTTGAAGTCTGGCTTAAAGGCAACATCAGCCCGGTGGCTGAGCTTTATATGGATGACCTGGAAGAGTCTGAACACAGTCTCGTCATCCGCAAACTGCTCGACACGCTGAAATCGGCGCTGATGGAAGAGCGGCAGATGGAGCTCGCGCTGCGCGCCAGCGAAGCGCTGCTGGAGTTTAACCCGGAAGATCCGTATGAGATCCGCGACCGCGGACTGATTTACGCCCAGCTCGACTGCGAGCACGTGGCGCTCAATGATTTAAGCTATTTTGTGGAGCAGTGCCCGGAAGATCCGATTAGCGAGATGATTCGGGCGCAGATTAACTCGATTTCGCACAAGCAGATTACCCTGCACTAA
- the kdsA gene encoding 3-deoxy-8-phosphooctulonate synthase, whose product MKQKVVSIGDINVANDLPFVLFGGMNVLESRDLAMRICEHYVTVTQKLGIPYVFKASFDKANRSSIHSYRGPGLEEGMKIFQELKQTFGVKIITDVHTAEQAQPVADVVDVIQLPAFLARQTDLVEAMAKTGAVINVKKPQFISPGQIGNIVDKFKEGGNEQVILCDRGTNFGYDNLVVDMLGFGVMKKVSGNAPVIFDVTHALQCRDPFGAASSGRRAQVTELARAGMATGLAGLFIEAHPDPENAKCDGPSALPLAKLEAFLTQIKAIDDLVKSFPELDTEH is encoded by the coding sequence ATGAAACAAAAAGTGGTTAGCATTGGCGACATCAACGTAGCGAACGATCTGCCGTTCGTACTGTTTGGCGGCATGAACGTGCTGGAATCGCGCGATCTGGCGATGCGCATCTGCGAGCACTACGTCACCGTGACCCAGAAGCTCGGCATTCCTTACGTTTTCAAAGCGTCTTTTGATAAAGCCAACCGCTCCTCTATTCACTCTTACCGCGGCCCGGGCCTCGAAGAAGGGATGAAAATCTTTCAGGAGCTGAAGCAGACCTTTGGCGTGAAAATTATCACCGATGTCCACACCGCCGAGCAGGCACAGCCGGTTGCGGATGTCGTGGACGTTATCCAGCTGCCGGCCTTCCTGGCGCGCCAGACCGATCTGGTTGAAGCGATGGCGAAAACCGGCGCGGTCATCAACGTGAAAAAACCGCAGTTCATCAGCCCGGGGCAGATCGGCAATATCGTCGATAAATTCAAAGAGGGCGGCAACGAGCAGGTTATTCTGTGCGATCGCGGCACCAACTTTGGTTATGACAACCTGGTGGTCGACATGCTGGGCTTTGGCGTGATGAAGAAAGTCTCCGGCAACGCGCCGGTGATTTTTGACGTGACCCACGCGCTGCAGTGCCGCGACCCGTTTGGCGCCGCGTCCAGCGGTCGTCGCGCCCAGGTGACGGAACTTGCCCGCGCCGGTATGGCAACCGGCCTCGCAGGACTCTTTATCGAAGCGCACCCGGACCCGGAAAACGCGAAATGCGACGGCCCGTCCGCGTTGCCGCTGGCGAAGCTGGAAGCGTTCCTCACGCAGATCAAAGCGATCGACGATCTGGTGAAAAGCTTCCCGGAACTTGATACCGAGCATTAA